The genome window TCAGAGAGGACGGCGCCTTGCGCCCGTTGGCGATGGTGGTGGTTTCGCCAACCGTGCGCGACCAATCGTAGCGTCCGCCCAGCAACACCGACAGGCGATCAATCTTGATCTGATCCTGGAAGTACAGGCCGGACTGATACTGCCTGGACGTCGCATCCGTCGAGAACGCTGGCGTCGGGATGTTCTGATGATTGTTCGGATTCAACACATATAACGAAGGGGCGGTTCCAAAACCCGACAGCGTATCGGTCTTGACGTGCTGGTAGTCAAAGCCCAGCAGCACGGTATGACCGAAGCTGCCCGTGTTGAATCGCGCCTGCAAGTTGTTGTCGATGGTCAGCGCCCCCACATCCACATCCGTCGCGATCGACGCGCGTTGTTGATACAGATACGTCTTGTCGGTGTAGCCGTAATTGTTGGTCATCGCGCCGTAGATGCTGCGGTATTGCGCCTCGGATCGCGTCCAGCGCAGACTTTGCGTGGCCTTGATCGTGTCATTGAAGCGGTGGTCCAGCACATAACCCAGCGAATAACTCTTGCGGTCGCTCTTCTCGAAATTGGCGTCGCCATCGTAGTAGTTCGATGGCAGACGGATACCGTCCGGCGCCGACAACAGCGTACGCATCGACGACACGCTGCCATAGGAACCCATGTCGGGATCACGCTGGAAGTTGGTCAACACGGTCAGCGACGTATCGCCATTGGGTTTCCACGTGAAGGCCGGCGAAACAAAATAGCGGCGTTCCTTCGTATCCACTACCTGGCCATCGGACATATAACCCGAGCCCACCAGGCGGTACAGGTACTTGCCCTCGTCATCGACTGGTCCGCCAAAGTCGAAATTGGCGCGGCGATAGTCGTAATTGCCCACTTGCACTTCCACTTCACGCAGCGTTTCTTCCAATGGCCGCTTGCTGACCTGATTGACCACGCCGCCCGGGCCGCCCTGGCCGTACATGACGGAGGCCGGCCCCTTCAATACATCCACGCGTTCCAGACGGTAGGCATCCACTTGCGGCAACGCGTCACGTCCGCCAAATACCCGCAGGCCGTCCAGGTAAGACGATGCCGAGAATCCGCGCACGCTGAATTGGTCAAGACGTGTCGCCGTCGCACCGCGCGATTCAGTGGCCACGCCAGCCGTGTAGCGCAACACCTGGTTCAGCGTTTGCGCGCCCTGCTCCTTGATCTGCTCACGCGTGATGACGGACACCGACTGCGGCGTCTCAATCAGGGGAGTATCCGTTTTGGTGGCGCTGACGCTCGCAGTCGCCACATAACCCACCGTGGGCGCCAGCGCGCTGTCGGAGGCGCCGGACACGGTCACGGGTGCCAGCACATGGGTGTCGCCCGACGATGCGGGCGCTGCCACCAGTGTCCAGGTGTTGCCTGATTGTGCGCGCGCTTGCAGGCCACTGCCAGACAGAAGCTGGGCGAAACCGGCGCCAACGGAATACGCGCCGTTCAAACCTTCGGAACGGCGGCCGCGCACCAGCGCGGGATCAAATGACAGAATCACCCCAGCGCTGCGCGCGAACTGCGTCAAGGCATCCGCCAACTGGCCTGCGGGAATCTGGTAGCTGCGCTGCGCATTGACGGCGGCAGGCGCGGATTGTGCCCAGGCTGCGGGCATGCCCGCAGCGAACGCGCCCGCGCATGTGACGGCCAGCACGGCCATGCGGCCCGCGGTCAGTGAAGCGCGCAAGCGCATATGAGATGAAGCAGACACAAAAACTCTCCCTGTACGGTGATCTATCTCTGCCTTTCCGTACGGGAATCAAAAACCTGCAATGCGTCGGGCAAAAAAAGTTGTAACGGTCACGCCTCGCGTGGCCCGACCTGTAGCCAATACTGCGTATGGCGCGTCACGACGATGGGCAACGCTGGCTCCAACGCCTTTAGCGCGCGCTCGGCGTCGTCCAGAGGAAAGACGCCCGACAATCGCAGCTCGGCCACGTTCGGATCAACGCGAATCACACCGACTCGCTGGCGGGCCAGATACTCGGCGAAATAATCCAGGCGCCAATCCTTCGCCACGACCATGCCATCCACCCAGGCCAGGCGGTCCGGATCGGAGGCATTGCGGCGGACGGCGCCCTGGTCTGCAAATGCCACGCGCTCGCCGGCGGCAGCATGTGTCAACTCGCCGTTGCGCAGCAGGGCCACACTGCCTTCATAGACGCCCACACGCGAACCCGTGTCTGTGCGCCGCAAGTCGAATCGCGCGCGTTCGGCGCGTAATTCTCCATAGCCGGTATCGACACGCAACGCCGCAATGTCGGGGCGCGGCTCGGTCTGCACCAGCATTTCACCGCGAAGCAAATCGATGCCGCGTGTGTTGCCGTCCAGATGCAAACGCACCGCGCTGTCGCTGTTCAAAGTGATATTCAGGCCATCGGCCAACGTCACCGTGCGCCGCTCGCCCACGCCAGTGCTCAGATCCGCGACGAGTCGCTGCCATGGGGTATGCCGGTAACCCGCCCATCCGCTCAGGCCAGCGCCTGTCACCGCCAACAGGCCAAGCAGCGCGCTACGGCGGCTGCGAGACGCGGGCGCGTTCAGCGCTGCATGCGCAAGCGCCGCAGGCACCCTGCGGGCGTCGCGGCCGATCGTATGCAGACGCTCCCAGGCCTGCCGGTGCGCGGCGTCTTGCGCAAGCCAGGCATTACAGGATTCCCGGTCGTGCGCGTCCGCCAAGCCGGATTGCAGCTTGGCCCACCAGGCGATTGCCTGACGCACAACCGGGTCCGGCGGCATGCCTTTCGCGGCGTTATTCATAGAACGCCGCATAGCACGCAGACATCGCGCGCACCATGTACTGTTGAACGGAACTTAAAGAGACGCCAAGACGTTCGGCAATTTCGGGATAGGTCAGACCATCCAGCTGCGACAGCAGGAAGGCCGAACGCGCCTTGGGCGGCAGGCCATCCAGCAAACGATCCAGCTGCATCAGCGCCTGCAGTTGCTCGGCTTGCGTCTCCGGTGAAGGCGCGTACGTTTCCGGCATGGCGGCCAAATAGGCCAGATAGGCGTATTCCAGCGCCGCATGACGCTGATGGTCCACGACCAGACCTTTGGCGATCGTGGTCAGCAGCGCCCGGGCCTCATTCACACGCACGGACTTGCGGCCCTGAATCACACGCACGAAGACGTCTTGCGCCAGGTCTTCCGCACGATGTTCGCAACCGAGTTTGCGTCGCAGCCACCCAAACAACCAGGGACGATGATCGCGATACAAACCATCCACCGGCGCAAGCGAGGCGTCAGTGCAGGGTGCGGCGGCGGAGAGCAAGGGGGAGGACACGATTGAGACTGCGGTGCTTGACCTGAAGTCTCAAAAGGTTAATTGATAATGACTTGCATTACCAATCTTATACGCACTGCCCCCGCATAAGGGGGGCAGTTGCGGCATTACTACAACGTTACGGTCAGCCGGCGTTCCGATTCCAGGTATTCACGTGACTGCATTTCAAGAATGCGCGACACCGTGCGGTGGAATTCGTTAGCCAACGCGCCTTCCGTGTAGATCTCTTCTGGCTCGCATTCGGCAGACATGATGAGCTTCACGCGGTGATCGTAGAACACGTCAATCAGCCAAGTGAAACGGCGGGCCTCGGACGCCTGGCGCGGGCCCATTTTCGGCACGCCGGAAAGAATCACGGCATGGAAGCGGCTGGCCAATTCCAGATAGTCATTCTGGGAACGCGGGCCGCCACAGAGTGTAGCGAAGTCAAACCACACCACTGATCCCGCCAGCGCGAGCGCACGGATTTCACGATGTTCGATATGCAGCAAGGGCTCTTGCGGCGGCGTATCGGCCAGGCTGTCGAAGGCCTTTTGCAGGGCCTGTTGCGCATGTTCGTCCAAGGGCGTGTGGAAGCACTGCACCTGCTCCAGCGAACGGCGGCGATAGTCCACGCCGGCATCTACGTTCATCACATCCATGCGCGCCTGGATCAGCGCGATGGCGGGCAGCACGCGGTCGCGGTGCAGACCGTCGGTGTACAGCGTGGAGGGCTCGTAGTTGGACGTCATTACGAACGATGTGCCATATTCAAACAGCTTCATCAGCAGCCGGTGCAGGATCATCGCGTCGGCCACATCAGACACGTGGAATTCATCGAAGCAGATCAGACGGTAGCGCTTGGCCACACGCTTGGCGACTTCGTCCAGCGGGTCCTGCATGCCCCTCACTTCTTCCAGCTCGCGATGCACGCCGCGCATGAATTCATGAAAGTGCAGACGCGTCTTGCGCACGACAGGCACGGTGGCATAGAAAGCATCCATCAGGAAGCTCTTGCCGCGGCCCACACCGCCCCACAAATACACGCCGCGCGGCACGTCGGGCCGGTTCAGCAATTTCTTCAGCGCGTTCGAGCGCATCGACTTGAACTTGACCCACTCGTCGTAATAGCGCTGCAAGCGGTCGATCGCCAATTTCTGGGCGGCATCAGGCGCATAGCCGCGCTCGGCCAGGGCATGTTCGTAGTATTCGCGGACGTTCATGTCAGGTGATCAACCAAAATGATAAGGGCGAGTTTTTACACCCGCCCCTGGTCAAGCTTCAGCGCAAGCGCGGCTTAGAAATTCAGCGCGCGCTTGTCCACGGCCAGAGCGGCTTCCTTCACGGCTTCCGACAGGGTCGGGTGAGCGTGGCAGATGCGTGCGATGTCTTCGGCTGCACCACGGAATTCCATGATGGTCACGGCTTCCGAGATCAGCTCCGAGGCCATCGGGCCCACAATGTGCACGCCCAGGACTTCGTCGGTCTTGGCATCGGCGATCACCTTGGCGAAACCAGTGGTGTCACCCAGAGCACGCGCGCGGCCATTGGCCAGGAACGGGAAGCTGCCAGCCTTGTACTCGCGGCCTTCGGCCTTGAGTTGCTGTTCGGTCTTGCCGACCCAAGCGATTTCCGGCGACGTGTAGATCACCCACGGCACGGTGTCAAAGTTGACGTGACCATGTTGGCCGGAGATGCGTTCGGCAACCGCCACGCCTTCTTCCTCGGCCTTGTGCGCCAGCATCGGACCACGCACCACATCGCCCACTGCCCAGACGTTCGGCAGGTTGGTCTTGCAGTCGCCGTCGACGGCCACAAAGCCGCGTTCGTCCAGCTTCAGGCCCACGGCGTCGGCGTTCAGGCCGCCGGTGTAGGGCACGCGGCCGATCGAGACGATCAGCTTGTCCACCACCAACTTCTGCTCGGCGCCCTTGGCGTCAACGTAAGGCACAGTCACCGACTTGGCGGTAGCCTTGATCTCGCCGATCTTCACACCCATCTGGATGTTCAGGCCTTGCTTGGTGAACGCCTTCAAGGCTTCCTTGGCCACTTGACCGTCAGCGGCGGCCAGGAATTCCGGCATCGCTTCCAGGATGGTGACTTCAGAACCCAGGCGGCGCCACACGCTGCCCATTTCCAGGCCGATCACGCCAGCGCCAATCACGCCCAGCGACTTCGGCACGGCGCCGATGTTCAGCGCGCCGTCGTTGGACAGCACAACCTTTTCGTCAAACGGCAGGCCGGGCAGTTCACGCGCCGACGAACCGGTTGCCACAACCACGTGCTTGGCGATCAGGTCTTCTTCGGCGGTGCCGGTGACCTTGATGGCCCAGCCGCCTTCCACTTGGCCGCTGAACGCGCCCTTGCCGTGGAAGAAGGTGACCTTGTTCTTCTTGAACAGGTACAGGATGCCGTCGTTGTTCTGCTTGACCACCGTGTTCTTGCGGCCGATCAGCGTGTCGAGCTTCAGGCTCACGCCCTTGACTTCGATGCCATGGTCGGCGAAGTGGTGGTTGACTTGTTCAAAGTGCTCGGACGATTGCAGCAGCGCCTTGGACGGGATGCAACCGACGTTGGTGCACGTGCCGCCGGGTGCCGGGCCGCCCTGGCCATTTTGCCAAGCGTCGATGCAAGCGACCGACATGCCGAGTTGCGCAGCGCGGATGGCAGCGATGTAGCCGCCAGGGCCGGCGCCGATCACGACGACGTCAAATTGTTTGGACATAGTGTTCTCGCGAATGAGGTATGAAGTGAAACACGCCCCGCCCGGCGCTGTGTGGCGAGGGGCCGGCTGCAAGCCGGCCGGGGCGCCGCAGACCCGGAGGTCCTGCGCGGCGCCGCGCTCGGGGCGTCGAGATTACAGGTCCAGCAACAGACGCTGCGGATCTTCCAGGGCATCCTTCATGGCGACCAGACCCAGCACGGCTTCGCGGCCGTCGATGATGCGGTGGTCGTAGGACAGAGCCAGGTAGTTCATCGGGCGAATCACGATCTGGCCGTTTTCGACAACAGCGCGATCCTTGGTGGCGTGCACGCCCAGGATGGCCGATTGCGGCGGGTTGATGATCGGGGTCGACAGCATCGAACCGAACACGCCACCGTTGGAGATCGAGAACGTGCCGCCGGTCATTTCTTCAATGCCCAGCTTGCCGTCAGCGGCGCGGCGGCCGAAGTCAGCAATGGTTTTTTCGATTTCAGCGATGGACAGCTGGTCGGCGTTGCGCAGGATCGGCACCACCAGGCCACGCGGGCTGCCGACAGCGATACCGATGTCGAAGTAGCCGTGATAGATGATGTCCTTGCCGTCGATCGACGCGTTGATCAGCGGGTACTTCTTCAGTGCGGCCACAGCGGCCTTGACGAAGAACGACATGAAACCCAGCTTGATGCCGTGTTCCTTTTCGAACTTGTCCTTGTACTTGCCGCGCAGTTCGATCACTGCTTGCATGTTCACTTCGTTGAACGTGGTCAGAATCGCGTTTTCTTGTTGCGATTGCAGCAGACGTTCGGCGATACGGGCACGCAGGCGGCTCATCGGCACGCGCTGTTCCGGACGGCCGTCCAGGGACAGCGTGGTCGGGGCCGGAGCAGCCGGGGCCTTGGCAGGAGCAGCCTTGGCAGCCGGGGCGCTGGCGGCCAGAGCGTCGCCCTTGGTCACGCGGCCATCACGGCCCGAACCGGCCACGGAAGCGGCTTCAACGCCCTTCTCGGCCAGGATCTTGGCGGCGGCGGGCGATGCCACGCCAGCAGCGGCGGACGAAGCCGGTGCAGCGGCAGCCGGAGCGGCGGCAGCTTGGGCAGCGGCCGGGGCGGCAGCGGCAGGCGCGGTGGCAGCAGCAGCGGCCTTGGCGGCGGTGTCGATACGGGCCAGCACTTCGCCGGAGGTCACGGTGCTGCCATCGCCCTTGACGATTTCAGCCAGCACGCCCGAGGCGGGAGCCGGCACTTCCAGCACGACCTTGTCGGTTTCGACTTCGATCAGGATTTCGTCCGCTTCAACGGCGGCGCCAGGCTGCTTTTTCCAGGTCAGCAGGGTCGCTTCGGAGACGGATTCGGATAGTTGGGGGACGACGACGTCGGTAATAGCCATTTTATTTATTCCGTAAGAGTGTGTTCTGGTCACGCGGCGCGGCAAGGTTCGAAACGGGGTTCCAAAACGCTTGCCGCGCGCGGCGCGTGCATCAAGTAAGGGTTACTTCGTCAACATGACCTTGAACTTGGGCGCGAAAGCCGCTTCGATCAGGGCCTTCTGCTGCTCCTGGTGCTTGGCCAGGTAGCCCACGGCCGGCGATGCCGACGCGGCGCGACCGGAGTAGCCCAGTTTCTGGCCTTCGACCATGTTCTCGTACACGTGATGCTGAACGTAGAACCAGGCGCCTTGGTTCTGCGGTTCGTCCTGAACCCAGATCACCTCGGTTGCCTTCGGGTACTTGCGCAGTTCCGTTTCGAACGACTTGTGCGCAAACGGGTACAGCTGCTCGACACGGACGATGGCGACGTTGTCGGCGCCACGCTCACGGCGGGCGTTGACCAGGTCGTAATACACCTTGCCCGAGCAAGCCAGCACGCGCTTGACCTTGCTGGCGTCGATGGCCTCGTCGACCTCGCCGATCACCGGGCGGAAGCTGCCGCCGGCCAGATCGGTCAGGGGCGAACCCGCGTCCTTGTTACGCAGCAGCGACTTCGGCGTGAACAGCACCAGCGGCTTGCGGAACGGGCGGATCATCTGGCGGCGCAGAACGTGGAAGATCTGCGAAGCCGAGGTCGGCTGAACCACTTGCATGTTGTTGTCGGCGCACAGTTGCAGGAAGCGCTCGATGCGGCCCGACGAGTGCTCGGGGCCTTGGCCTTCGTAGCCGTGCGGCAGCATCAGGGTCAGACCCGACTGGCGGCCCCACTTGGCTTCGCCGGAGCTGATGAACTGGTCGATCACGACCTGAGCACCGTTCACGAAGTCGCCGAACTGGCCTTCCCAGATGGTCAGCGTGTTGGGCTCGGCGCTGGAGTAACCGTATTCAAACGCCAGCACAGCCTCTTCGGACAGCACGGAGTCGATCACGGTGAAAGGCGCCTGGCCTTCCGACACGTTTTGCAGCGGGATGTAGGTGCCGTCGTTCCAGCGTTCGCGGTTCTGGTCGTGCAGCACGGCGTGGCGGTGCGTGAACGTGCCACGGCCCGAATCCTGACCGGTGATACGGATGGCATAGCCCGACGAAACCAGGGTTGCGAAGGCAAGGTGTTCGCCCATGCCCCAATCCAGGTTCAGGTCGCCCTTGGCCATCGTGCGGCGGTCATTCAGCAGCTTGGCAACCAGCGGGTGCACCGTGAAGCCTTCCGGAACCGTCGTGATGCGCTCACCAATGCGCTTCAGTTCGGCCAGCGGCACTGCGGTGTCAGCCTGGTCAGTCCACTTGGCGCCCAAGAACGCCGACCAGTCGATCGCGTACTTGCTCTTGTAGTCGGTCAGCACCGGTTCAATGGTGCGCTGGCCGTCTTCCATCAGTTGACGGTAGTCCTTGACCAGTTGATCGGCTTCGCCTTCGGCCAGCACGCCTTGCGTGGTCAGCTTGTCTGCGTACAGCTTGCGCGTGCCGGGGTGATGGCCAATGCGCTTGTACATCAGGGGCTGCGTCAGCGACGGGGTGTCTTGCTCGTTGTGGCCCAGCTTGCGGAAGCAAACGATGTCCACGACGATGTCATGACGGAATTGCAGACGGTAGTCCAGAGCCAGCTTGGTGACGAACACCACAGCTTCGGGATCATCGCCATTCACGTGGAACACCGGGGCTTCGATCATCTTGACCACGTCGGTGCAATACAGCGTCGAACGCGAGTCGCGCGGATCAGACGTGGTGAAACCGATTTGGTTGTTGATGACGATGTGCAGCGTGCCGCCCGTGCCGTAGCCGCGCGTTTGGGCCAGGTTCAGGGTTTCCATCACGACGCCTTGGCCGGCAAAGGCCGCGTCGCCGTGCACCAGCACCGGCAACACTTGCTTGCCTTCGGCATCGCCGCGGCGTTCTTGGCGAGCGCGCACGCTGCCTTCGACCACGGGGTTGACGATTTCCAGGTGGGACGGGTTGAACGCCAACGACAGGTGGACCGGACCGCCACGGGTGGCCAGGTCGCTGGAGAAGCCGTTGTGGTACTTCACGTCGCCGTCGGTCAGGCCTTCAGCGTGCTTGCCTTCGAACTCAGCGAACAGGTCGCCGGGCATCTTGCCCATGATGTTCACGAGCAGGTTCAGGCGGCCGCGGTGGGCCATGCCGACCACGATTTCCTGGACGCCGTTTTCACCGGCGTGGTTCACCACTTCGTCCATCGAGGCGATGAAGCTTTCGCCGCCTTCCAGCGAGAAGCGCTTCTGGCCGACGTACTTGGTGTGCAGGAAACGCTCGAGCCCTTCGGACTCGGTCAGCTGCTGCAGGATGTGGCGCTTTTCTTCGACCGAATAGGCGGGCGCGCCCAGGGTGGTTTCCAGACGTTCCTGGATCCAGCGCTTGGCGGCGGGGTCGGAGATGTGCGTGAATTCAGCACCGATGCTGCGGCAATACGTGTCGCGCAGCGCCTTCAGGATGTCGCGCAGCGTCATGGTGCTGGCGGTCGTGAAGTAGGTGTTGGTGGCCGAGTAGGTTTGATCCAGATCGGCTTCGCTCAGGCCATAGAAGGCCGGATCGAGTTCGGGAATCGGGGGACGTTCCTGGCGCTTGAGCGGGTCCAGATCAGCCCAGCGCGAACCCAGCGAACGGTAGGCGGCAATCAGCGATTGCACCGACACTTGCTTGCTGGCGACGCTCAGATCGGGTTCGGCCGAGCGTTGCACAAAGGCATTGGCCTTGGCGCGTTGCGCAAACGATTCAACGATGGGAGCGTGGGCCTGGTCGCGAGTGGATTCCTGGCCGTCGGTAGCGGGAGCGTGCTGCAACTGGTCGAAATATTCGCGCCAGTTATCAGGAACCGAACCGGGATTGTCGAGGTAGGCTTCGTAAAGCTCCTCAACATAAGGGGCGTTACCCCCAAAGAGATAAGACGTGGATAGAGATTCTATTTCCGAAGACATATCGCTTCACCTTTACGAGTGCTTCACTCGACACGATGCAGGAAAACCTTCCGCAGCACGGGCTTCCCGTTAAGCGGATAGCAGGGGCAGAAGGCGCGTACAAGCCTTAAAAGCCGTATGGGATAAGAGTATAACCCTTTGAGTTTAGGGCCGTCTTCTTGCGTTTCTGTGACGCAAAAGCCTAATCGGAATGCTGTCATGCAGCATTGGAATGTCCGGCCAACCACTGACATTTCGCCGTCTTCGCGCCATCAATTTCCGTCAATCGAAAATGCCGCAGTGCGGCAATTCTTGAAGCCTCAAATGCGAGTGTTGCGCGCACGCATCGTCATACGGGCAATGCGGTGGTCGAGAGGATCTCTTTCAGCACAAAAAAAGTACGAATCTGGCGTACGCCGGGCAGCTTGATGATCTCGCCCGCATGCAGCTTGTTGAACCGTTCCAGGTCGCGTATGCGCAACATCAAAAAGTAGTCGAATTCTCCTGCCACCAAGTGGCACTCCAGACAACCGCTGATGCCGCGCGCCGCCGCTTCAAAGTCCGTGAAGGAATCGGGCGTGGAGCGGTCCAGCACCACCCCCACAATGACGAGCGTGGCCATATCCACATCGGACGGTTCAAGCAGCGCGACGGTCTTCTTGATGATCCCTTCGCTTTTCAATTTCTCGACCCGGCGCAGGCAGGCCGCAGGACTCAGATGCACGCGAGCGCTCAGGTCCAGATTGGTGATCTGAGCGTCGTCTTGCAGGACACGCAGGATGTGGCGGTCGATGCGATCCAGGCTGAACGTGTCGGACATTCCATGCGTCCCTAAAAATTTAATTCGGTATTGGTTTTTATATTCGAATTAATAAATACAAGAAAGGCAGTTTTAGAACTTTTAAATCCCATTATTCAAAAAAATACGCAATTGACCTCGAATCGGTGCAATTCCTATGATTTTTCCATCCGCGCCGCTCTGGCCGGACCGGACTAAGCCCATCAGGAGCCCGCATGGATCTGCAACGATTTCCCCGACATCGCCTGACCTTCGGCGACACCCCTATCGAAAAGCTTGACCGCCTGTCCGCGCACTTGGGCGGCAAGGTCGAGATCTACGCCAAGCGTGAAGACTGCAACAGCGGCCTGGCGTTCGGCGGCAATAAGCTGCGCAAGCTGGAGTACCTCATTCCGCAGGCTTTGGAACAAGGCTGCGATACGCTGGTGACGATCGGCGGCATTCAGTCCAACCACACGCGCATGGTGGCGGCAGTGGCTGCAAAGCTGGGACTGGCTTGCGTGCTGGTGCAGGAAAACTGGGTGGACTATTCCGACGCCGTCTACGACCGCGTGGGCAACATCATGATGAGCCGGCTGATGGGCGCCGACGTGCGGCTGGTAGACCAGGGTTTCGATATTGGTTTCCGGCGCAGTTGGGAAGAGGCGCTTGAAGACGTGCGCAAACGCGGCGGCAAGCCCTACGCCATTCCTGCTGGCGCCTCCGACCATGAACTGGGCGGGCTGGGTTATGTCGGCTTTGCAGAAGAAGTGCGCAGGCAAGAAGCAGACCTGGGATTCAAATTCGACTACATCGTCGTGTGCGCCGTCACGGGCAGCACGCAGGCAGGCATGGTGGTGGGATTTGCGGACGATGGCCGGGCCGACCGCGTCATCGGCATCGATGCCTCTGCCACGCCAGACCAGACTCGCGCGCAGATCCTGCGCATTGCACGGCGCACCGCCGATATGGTGGGCCTGGAAAAAGGCATCAAGGACAGCGACGTCGTGCTGGACACGCGTTATGCCTACCCGGCTTACGGCCTGCCATCGGCCGAAACCAATGACGCCATCCGGACCTGCGCGCGGCTGGAAGGCATGATGACCGATCCGGTATACGAAGGAAAATCCATGCAGGGCATGATGGACATCGTCCGCCGCGGCGAAATCCCCGCAGGCTCACGGGTTCTGTATGCGCACCTGGGAGGGGTGCCGGCGATCAACGCCTATAGCTTTTTGTACCGCAACGGCTGACGCCGGCTTTGGGGCCATGGGCTGGCCCGCAGGCGACTTGCGCTAAGGAATGCCGGCGTCCGTGTTTGCGGGTGCCGGCATTATCGTTTTCCTCAGTTATGTACATAAATTGTATACAGGAACTTGCTTTACCGCTATGGTTTAGCCGAACATGACCCGTCCGCCATTTGGCGCCCGCTCGTCACATCCGGCCCCTGCCCGCCTTTTATGACCACCTACGATTCCACCCGTGCCTACCCCCGTGACCTGATCGGCTATGGCCGGAATCCTCCGCACGCGCAATGGCCGAACCGCGCCCGCATCGCCGTGCAGTTCGTCCTGAATTACGAAGAAGGCGGCGAGAACAGCGTGCTGCATGGCGACGCGGGGTCTGAGCAATTCCTGTCCGAAATGTTCAACCCCGCCAGCTACCCCGACCGCCATCTCAGCATGGAAGGCATTTATGAATACGGGTCGCGTGCAGGCGTCTGGCGCATTCTGCGTGAATTCGAAAAACGGCAACTGCCCTTGACGGTCTTTGGCGTAGGCATGGCCTTGCAACGCCATCCCGACCTGACCGCCGCATTTGTTGAGCTGGGCCACGAGATCGCGTGCCACGGTTGGCGCTGGATCCACTATCAGAACGTGGACGAAGCCACCGAACGCGAACACATGCGTCTGGGCATGGACGCCATCACGCAGTTGACGGGCACCCGCCCTCTGGGCTGGTACACCGGGCGCGACAGCCCGCGCACCCGCCGCCTGGTGGCCGATGACGGCGGCTTTGAGTACGACAGCGACTATTACGGCGACGACCTGCCGTTCTGGATGCAGGTGCAAAAGACCGATGG of Achromobacter seleniivolatilans contains these proteins:
- the lpdA gene encoding dihydrolipoyl dehydrogenase; its protein translation is MSKQFDVVVIGAGPGGYIAAIRAAQLGMSVACIDAWQNGQGGPAPGGTCTNVGCIPSKALLQSSEHFEQVNHHFADHGIEVKGVSLKLDTLIGRKNTVVKQNNDGILYLFKKNKVTFFHGKGAFSGQVEGGWAIKVTGTAEEDLIAKHVVVATGSSARELPGLPFDEKVVLSNDGALNIGAVPKSLGVIGAGVIGLEMGSVWRRLGSEVTILEAMPEFLAAADGQVAKEALKAFTKQGLNIQMGVKIGEIKATAKSVTVPYVDAKGAEQKLVVDKLIVSIGRVPYTGGLNADAVGLKLDERGFVAVDGDCKTNLPNVWAVGDVVRGPMLAHKAEEEGVAVAERISGQHGHVNFDTVPWVIYTSPEIAWVGKTEQQLKAEGREYKAGSFPFLANGRARALGDTTGFAKVIADAKTDEVLGVHIVGPMASELISEAVTIMEFRGAAEDIARICHAHPTLSEAVKEAALAVDKRALNF
- a CDS encoding TonB-dependent siderophore receptor produces the protein MRLRASLTAGRMAVLAVTCAGAFAAGMPAAWAQSAPAAVNAQRSYQIPAGQLADALTQFARSAGVILSFDPALVRGRRSEGLNGAYSVGAGFAQLLSGSGLQARAQSGNTWTLVAAPASSGDTHVLAPVTVSGASDSALAPTVGYVATASVSATKTDTPLIETPQSVSVITREQIKEQGAQTLNQVLRYTAGVATESRGATATRLDQFSVRGFSASSYLDGLRVFGGRDALPQVDAYRLERVDVLKGPASVMYGQGGPGGVVNQVSKRPLEETLREVEVQVGNYDYRRANFDFGGPVDDEGKYLYRLVGSGYMSDGQVVDTKERRYFVSPAFTWKPNGDTSLTVLTNFQRDPDMGSYGSVSSMRTLLSAPDGIRLPSNYYDGDANFEKSDRKSYSLGYVLDHRFNDTIKATQSLRWTRSEAQYRSIYGAMTNNYGYTDKTYLYQQRASIATDVDVGALTIDNNLQARFNTGSFGHTVLLGFDYQHVKTDTLSGFGTAPSLYVLNPNNHQNIPTPAFSTDATSRQYQSGLYFQDQIKIDRLSVLLGGRYDWSRTVGETTTIANGRKAPSSLNAEAFTGRLGVIYNFDNGVAPYFSYSESFEPQSGTGWNNAPFKPIEGNQYEVGIKYQPPGSATMLSVAAYDIRRENMTTTDPDPTHICGTAGGRCSIQAGELRTQGIELEAKTEPLRGLTLVAAYSLMNNEYSKANPSLTGLNLKGKTPVGVPSQQASAWARYQLQDGPLAGMGVGGGVRYIGSSYVNDVNTMKVPSVTLFDLMLDYDLGRVSPSLKGMQVALNVQNLFDKEYIASCSGDSWCWYGYERSVKASLRYRW
- a CDS encoding FecR domain-containing protein yields the protein MNNAAKGMPPDPVVRQAIAWWAKLQSGLADAHDRESCNAWLAQDAAHRQAWERLHTIGRDARRVPAALAHAALNAPASRSRRSALLGLLAVTGAGLSGWAGYRHTPWQRLVADLSTGVGERRTVTLADGLNITLNSDSAVRLHLDGNTRGIDLLRGEMLVQTEPRPDIAALRVDTGYGELRAERARFDLRRTDTGSRVGVYEGSVALLRNGELTHAAAGERVAFADQGAVRRNASDPDRLAWVDGMVVAKDWRLDYFAEYLARQRVGVIRVDPNVAELRLSGVFPLDDAERALKALEPALPIVVTRHTQYWLQVGPREA
- the zapE gene encoding cell division protein ZapE; the encoded protein is MNVREYYEHALAERGYAPDAAQKLAIDRLQRYYDEWVKFKSMRSNALKKLLNRPDVPRGVYLWGGVGRGKSFLMDAFYATVPVVRKTRLHFHEFMRGVHRELEEVRGMQDPLDEVAKRVAKRYRLICFDEFHVSDVADAMILHRLLMKLFEYGTSFVMTSNYEPSTLYTDGLHRDRVLPAIALIQARMDVMNVDAGVDYRRRSLEQVQCFHTPLDEHAQQALQKAFDSLADTPPQEPLLHIEHREIRALALAGSVVWFDFATLCGGPRSQNDYLELASRFHAVILSGVPKMGPRQASEARRFTWLIDVFYDHRVKLIMSAECEPEEIYTEGALANEFHRTVSRILEMQSREYLESERRLTVTL
- a CDS encoding sigma-70 family RNA polymerase sigma factor — protein: MSSPLLSAAAPCTDASLAPVDGLYRDHRPWLFGWLRRKLGCEHRAEDLAQDVFVRVIQGRKSVRVNEARALLTTIAKGLVVDHQRHAALEYAYLAYLAAMPETYAPSPETQAEQLQALMQLDRLLDGLPPKARSAFLLSQLDGLTYPEIAERLGVSLSSVQQYMVRAMSACYAAFYE